One segment of Eschrichtius robustus isolate mEscRob2 chromosome 3, mEscRob2.pri, whole genome shotgun sequence DNA contains the following:
- the RXRG gene encoding retinoic acid receptor RXR-gamma yields MYGNYSHFMKFPTGFGGSPGHSGSTSMSPSAALSTGKPMDSHASYTDTPVSAPRTLSAVGTPLNALGSPYRVITSAMGPPSGALAAPTGINLVAPPSSQLNVVNSVSISEDIKPLPGLPGIGNMNYPSTSPGSLVKHICAICGDRSSGKHYGVYSCEGCKGFFKRTIRKDLIYTCRDNKDCLIDKRQRNRCQYCRYQKCLVMGMKREAVQEERQRSRERAESEAECASSGHEDMPVERILEAELAVEPKTESYGDMNMENSTNDPVTNICHAADKQLFTLVEWAKRIPHFSDLTLEDQVILLRAGWNELLIASFSHRSVSVQDGILLATGLHVHRSSAHSAGVGSIFDRVLTELVSKMKDMQMDKSELGCLRAIVLFNPDAKGLSNPSEVETLREKVYATLEAYTKQKYPEQPGRFAKLLLRLPALRSIGLKCLEHLFFFKLIGDTPIDTFLMEMLETPLQIT; encoded by the exons GTTCCCCCGGCCACTCCGGCTCCACGTCCATGAGCCCGTCGGCAGCCTTGTCCACAGGGAAGCCCATGGACAGCCACGCCAGCTACACTGACACCCCAGTGAGTGCCCCACGGACTCTGAGTGCAGTGGGGACCCCCCTCAATGCCCTGGGCTCTCCATATCGAGTCATCACTTCTGCCATGGGCCCACCCTCAGGAGCTCTTGCAGCCCCTACAGGAATCAATTTGGTTGCCCCGCCCAGCTCTCAG CTAAATGTGGTCAACAGTGTCAGCATTTCAGAGGACATCAAACCCTTACCAGGGCTTCCTGGCATTGGAAACATGAACTACCCATCCACTAGCCCTGGATCTCTGGTTAAACACATCTGTGCCATCTGTGGGGACAGATCCTCAG GAAAGCACTACGGTGTGTACAGTTGTGAAGGCTGCAAAGGGTTCTTCAAGAGAACCATAAGGAAAGACCTCATCTACACGTGTCGGGATAATAAAGACTGCCTCATTGACAAGCGTCAGCGCAACCGCTGCCAGTACTGTCGCTATCAGAAGTGCCTTGTCATGGGCATGAAGAGGGAAG CTGTGCAAGAGGAAAGGCAGAGAAGCCGGGAGCGGGCTGAGAGTGAGGCAGAATGTGCCAGTAGTGGCCATGAAGATATGCCCGTGGAGAGGATTCTGGAGGCTGAACTTGCTGTTGAACCAAAGACAGAATCCTACGGTGACATGAACATGGAGAATTCG ACAAATGACCCCGTCACCAACATATGCCATGCTGCTGACAAGCAGCTCTTTACTCTCGTTGAATGGGCCAAGCGTATTCCCCACTTCTCTGACCTCACCTTGGAGGACCAGGTCATTCTGCTCCGGGCAG GGTGGAATGAATTGCTGATCGCCTCCTTTTCCCACCGCTCGGTTTCTGTGCAGGATGGCATCCTTCTGGCCACGGGTTTACACGTCCACCGGAGCAGTGCCCACAGTGCTGGGGTTGGCTCCATCTTTGACAG AGTTCTGACTGAGCTGGTCTCCAAAATGAAAGACATGCAGATGGATAAGTCGGAGCTGGGGTGCCTACGAGCCATCGTGCTATTTAACCCAG ATGCCAAGGGTCTGTCCAACCCCTCTGAGGTGGAGACTCTGCGAGAGAAGGTTTATGCCACCCTCGAGGCCTACACCAAGCAGAAGTACCCGGAACAACCAGGGAG GTTTGCCAAGCTGCTGCTGCGCCTCCCAGCCTTGCGCTCCATCGGCTTGAAATGCCTGGAGCACCTCTTCTTCTTCAAGCTCATCGGGGACACACCCATTGACACCTTCCTAATGGAGATGTTGGAGACCCCGCTGCAGATCACCTGA